From one Streptomyces sp. R41 genomic stretch:
- a CDS encoding site-specific integrase — translation MEAFFGSWRQELGAARKYPVAVRNYVMAKTAYLSGTRATELCLVRLGDLHWDNGQWGRFLVRGKGARGSGPREREAFMFAEGRELLWWYVENVRGLFPDNCLDLYAPLFPSERLPTALGADLPIAPAMCADTFRRSLRRASLAHLKGTVTVLFPHLLRHACATHNYEVGMPLWDVQVLLGHEWPTTTVGYLATAKGDPERASLESSQRAVRRLSGKA, via the coding sequence ATGGAGGCGTTCTTCGGCTCCTGGCGTCAGGAACTGGGGGCGGCACGCAAGTATCCGGTGGCCGTCCGCAACTACGTGATGGCGAAGACGGCCTACCTCTCCGGCACGCGCGCCACCGAGCTGTGTCTGGTCCGGCTCGGGGACCTGCACTGGGACAACGGCCAGTGGGGCCGCTTCCTGGTCCGAGGCAAAGGCGCCCGTGGGTCCGGGCCACGCGAGCGGGAGGCGTTCATGTTCGCCGAGGGGCGCGAACTGCTGTGGTGGTACGTCGAGAACGTCCGAGGGCTGTTTCCGGACAACTGCCTCGATCTGTATGCCCCGCTCTTCCCGTCCGAGCGGCTGCCCACCGCGCTCGGCGCGGACTTGCCGATCGCGCCGGCGATGTGCGCCGACACCTTCCGCCGGTCGCTGCGCCGTGCCTCGCTCGCGCATCTGAAGGGCACGGTGACCGTGCTCTTCCCGCATCTCCTGCGCCACGCGTGCGCAACCCACAACTACGAGGTCGGAATGCCGCTTTGGGATGTTCAAGTGCTTTTGGGGCACGAGTGGCCGACCACCACCGTGGGGTACCTGGCGACGGCGAAGGGGGATCCGGAGCGCGCGAGTCTGGAGTCGTCCCAGCGCGCAGTACGCCGACTGAGCGGGAAGGCGTGA
- a CDS encoding VOC family protein produces MSQTAPEGYTSVAPWVVTDDTGALLDFITLAFDGEEIARVPVEDGTIGHGEIRVGDTVVLAFDRRPDWPVMPSLLRVYVPDADAAMAAAVAHGALVITEAADSAWGDRGGRVRDPFGNIWWVMSRVEHIAPNLAWQRMSEPKYAEAMRTAQETLDASLSGRETGVASAPQRPTH; encoded by the coding sequence ATGAGTCAGACTGCACCCGAGGGCTACACCAGCGTTGCACCATGGGTGGTCACCGACGACACCGGCGCACTGCTCGACTTCATCACCCTCGCGTTCGACGGCGAAGAGATTGCACGGGTGCCGGTCGAGGATGGCACCATCGGTCACGGCGAGATCCGAGTCGGCGACACGGTCGTGCTGGCCTTCGACCGACGGCCCGACTGGCCGGTGATGCCCTCCCTGTTGCGGGTCTATGTCCCGGACGCGGACGCCGCCATGGCTGCTGCTGTTGCGCACGGGGCACTAGTGATCACCGAGGCTGCTGACAGTGCGTGGGGGGATCGCGGCGGCAGGGTGCGGGACCCGTTCGGCAACATTTGGTGGGTGATGAGCCGGGTCGAGCACATCGCACCGAACCTGGCCTGGCAGCGAATGTCCGAGCCGAAGTACGCCGAGGCGATGCGCACGGCCCAGGAGACCCTGGACGCCTCGCTCAGCGGTCGGGAGACAGGGGTGGCCAGCGCACCGCAGCGCCCAACCCACTGA
- a CDS encoding alpha/beta hydrolase encodes MSTFTLAGRIDEHVIDSALLRGNPLDDPAQRPLWVYTPPGYDDAPERRYPVTYLLLGYAGTLPVWRNRTAFRKPVPELADEIFARGEAPGMLLVFVDAWTAYGGSQFIDSPGTGCYHSYLCEEVVPYVDARYRTLPERDHRAIAGKSSGGLGATVTSMLRPDLFGAFATHSGDSLSEAQYHPHFLTAARQLRPYGGDIFRWWDDFRSRAAFTKEEDLNLLEILGVSACFSPGHDGSPTLPFDPRTGTLRENEWQRWLAWDPVRMAITHADALRSQRGIWIDAGTRDEWFLDLGALAFRDALTEVGVADDIVHFELFEGGHHAVEYRMPPALAWLAHRIADRP; translated from the coding sequence ATGTCGACCTTCACGCTCGCCGGCCGCATCGACGAACACGTCATCGACAGCGCGTTGCTCCGCGGCAACCCCCTCGACGACCCAGCGCAACGTCCGCTGTGGGTCTACACCCCGCCCGGCTACGACGATGCGCCCGAACGCCGCTACCCCGTCACGTATCTGCTGCTCGGCTACGCGGGAACGCTCCCGGTCTGGCGCAACCGCACGGCCTTTCGGAAGCCAGTCCCCGAGCTCGCCGACGAGATCTTCGCCCGCGGGGAGGCGCCCGGGATGCTGCTGGTATTCGTGGACGCCTGGACCGCCTACGGCGGCAGCCAGTTCATCGACTCACCCGGCACCGGCTGCTACCACTCCTACCTGTGCGAAGAGGTCGTGCCGTACGTCGACGCCCGCTACCGCACGCTCCCCGAGCGCGACCACCGAGCCATCGCGGGCAAGTCCAGCGGCGGACTCGGCGCCACAGTCACCTCGATGCTCCGCCCAGATCTGTTCGGCGCCTTCGCCACCCACTCCGGCGACTCGCTGTCCGAGGCCCAGTACCACCCGCACTTCCTCACCGCGGCCCGCCAACTGCGGCCCTACGGCGGCGACATCTTCCGCTGGTGGGATGATTTCCGCTCGCGGGCCGCCTTCACGAAGGAGGAGGACCTGAACCTCCTGGAGATCCTCGGCGTCTCCGCCTGCTTTTCCCCAGGCCACGACGGATCCCCCACCCTTCCCTTCGACCCCCGCACCGGGACCCTGCGCGAGAACGAGTGGCAGCGCTGGCTGGCCTGGGATCCGGTACGGATGGCCATCACGCACGCCGACGCCCTCCGCTCCCAGCGCGGCATCTGGATCGACGCCGGCACCCGCGACGAGTGGTTCCTCGACCTGGGCGCATTGGCCTTCCGTGATGCGCTTACGGAAGTCGGAGTGGCCGACGACATCGTGCATTTCGAGCTGTTCGAGGGTGGCCACCACGCCGTCGAGTACCGGATGCCGCCCGCCCTTGCCTGGTTGGCGCACCGCATCGCCGATCGGCCTTGA
- a CDS encoding MarR family winged helix-turn-helix transcriptional regulator, translated as MTSRHSAAESAQPRDSIDRHIARWGHEVPGLVAELEGTVTRMQTLVRHLQQKKEAALARHGLKLWEYEILWRLRSAGEPYRMAPTRLAQGLGVHPATLTNRLDRLQSAGLITREHAPEDRRSLLVGLTPQGAATWAAVIDDQREAEATLLAPLAKTELGQLAGLLRVVALAVEEDGPPLMPHVD; from the coding sequence GTGACATCACGGCATTCGGCGGCGGAATCGGCGCAGCCACGGGACTCGATCGACCGGCACATCGCCCGCTGGGGGCATGAAGTCCCCGGGCTGGTAGCGGAGTTGGAGGGCACCGTCACCCGCATGCAGACGCTCGTGCGGCACCTGCAGCAAAAGAAGGAGGCCGCCCTGGCACGGCACGGCCTGAAGCTGTGGGAGTACGAGATCCTGTGGCGCCTGCGCTCGGCGGGAGAGCCCTACCGCATGGCACCCACACGTCTCGCTCAGGGACTCGGCGTCCACCCCGCCACCCTCACCAACCGCCTCGACCGACTGCAGTCGGCGGGCCTGATCACTCGCGAGCACGCGCCAGAGGATCGCCGCAGTCTTCTCGTCGGCCTGACTCCCCAGGGGGCCGCAACGTGGGCGGCGGTGATCGACGACCAGCGGGAGGCCGAGGCCACACTGCTCGCGCCCCTGGCCAAGACGGAGTTGGGGCAGCTGGCCGGCCTCCTGCGGGTCGTGGCCCTCGCTGTCGAGGAGGACGGCCCGCCCCTCATGCCGCACGTCGACTGA